GTAGATAAAAAAGTTTCTGCTGTTTCACGGTTGGGCTTTTCAGTAAAACGGTTGACGTGATAGGCTGGCAAATCATTAAATCTACCAATCTTTTCGCCTTGTTCGATGTAGCCGTAACCAGTTGATGGGAAAGTAGGCTTGATCCCCAAAGTGACAATTGCCTCTGTGCTTGCCGCTAACTGGGTAGCAGCATCTAAGGTGCGTTGAAACGCTTCTTGGTCAGCTATCCAGTGGTCAGAGGGAAAAAAGCCGATGATAGCGTCTTCTGTGTAACGCTTCTTAATTTCCAAACTTGCCCAAGCAACAGCTGCGGCAGTGTCTCGCCCTTGTGACTCAATTAATAAATTTTGAGATGGCAGTTCAGGTAGTTGTTGTCTCACACCTGCGGCTATCTGACTAGAAGTAATGACCCAGAGGTTATTCCAACCGCTTGCAACTGTGATAAGTCTATCGGCAGTTGCTTGTAATAGACTTCTAGAGCTACCATCAAGACTTAAAAATTGTTTGGGTCGGTCTTTGCGACTCAGGGGCCAAAAACGCTCACCTTTGCCACCGGCAAGAATTACAGGGAACAGTAAATTACTCATGTTGTCATACAGACTTAGCTCAGATAACTATCAGTGTACAGTGAGCTTTTGCACTGGCAAGATTTGTGGCTGCGATTAACATACCTTTAGGGAGTGGTTGAGTGGGGAGATAATTTGTGATTAAACAATTTCAATGGTCAGAAAATCAGGTGCCGTCTCAAGAAGTACCAGAGTTAGAACTAGAGGAAAAACCTCAACAAATACCGTGGGCTGAAAATGAGCTAGGCATTCAACAGCCATCATCAAGTATGGAGATAGTACCTCATGAGCCAGGAACTATTTCCCGTAGTGTTGTTGAGTCTGTGGGTGCAATTCCCAACGAGCTTTACGATAGGTTAGGCTTGACCATGCCTCGATGGCTACTGTGGATATTGACAGTAGTCCTGAGCATAGTATTTTCTGGTTTGCTGGTTTCGACTGTGGCGCTGTGGACTCCACTGTGGAGCAATCTGGAGCGAACAGATGAAGAATTAGGATTTTCTGGCAAAGATGAGCAGAAAGTTCCATTGCCGGGGGAATTATGGGGTAATATCTCCCAGTATAAACTATCACGACCCATGAATATTTTGATTATGGGAGTTGATCCCATTCAAGGTACTGTTGATGGCTCACCGGAAAGTTTTGCTGGAACCAGTGATACCATGCTGCTGGTCAGGCTCAACCCCAGTAATAAAACTATGCGGGTACTGTCAATCCCCAGGGATACGATGATTGCTATCCCCGAAAAGGGATTAACCAAGGTATCTGATGCTAATGCTCAAGGCGGCCCAGTTTTGGCTGCACGGGTAGTTAGCCGGACTTTAAACAATGCCCCTATTCATCGCTATATCCGGATTTCTACGAGTGGTTTAAGGCAGTTAGTTGATCAATTGGGTGGGGTTGATGTTTTTGTACCCCAAGAAATGCAATCTCAAGACACCAGTCGTCAGTTATCGATTAATTTGGTCAGTGGTTGGCAAACTCTTGACGGTGAACAAGCAGAAAAGTTTGCCCGCTTCCGTGAGCCAGGACTAGGGGATCTACCAAGGGTACAACGACAGCAATCCCTCATGAAAGCGTTACTCCAACGTCTTAATAGTCCGACTGTGTTACCCAGATTACCGCAATTAACTCGCCTGATGCGGAAATATTTTGACACAAATCTCAAAATAGAAGAAATGATGGCTTTAGTAAATTATTCGGTGAACCTGGAACGGGATAATTTCCAAATGACCATTTTGCCTGGTACTTTCAGCCGATTTAGTCAAGATCCCAATAGTTATTGGCTGAATCTCAATGGACAACAGAGTCTGTTGAATAATTATGTTGGGGTAGATGTACCTGGTTTGAAGGCAGATTTACGTCCAGTTCATCACCTCAAAATTGCTATTCAAAATGCTTCTAATCAACCTCAG
The window above is part of the Nodularia spumigena CCY9414 genome. Proteins encoded here:
- a CDS encoding mannose-1-phosphate guanylyltransferase, whose amino-acid sequence is MSNLLFPVILAGGKGERFWPLSRKDRPKQFLSLDGSSRSLLQATADRLITVASGWNNLWVITSSQIAAGVRQQLPELPSQNLLIESQGRDTAAAVAWASLEIKKRYTEDAIIGFFPSDHWIADQEAFQRTLDAATQLAASTEAIVTLGIKPTFPSTGYGYIEQGEKIGRFNDLPAYHVNRFTEKPNRETAETFLSTGRFSWNSGMFVFRAGVVLKELYTHAPEIIEPLEQRGPDIYPQLLKQSIDYALMEKTNLAYVLPVEFGWDDLGDWNALERLLKKPENPNVELATHVGLDTQGSIVYATNSEDVIVTIGLEDVVIVRDRNVTLVINKDRSQEIKQILQTLANDPRFTELL
- a CDS encoding LCP family protein, with the translated sequence MIKQFQWSENQVPSQEVPELELEEKPQQIPWAENELGIQQPSSSMEIVPHEPGTISRSVVESVGAIPNELYDRLGLTMPRWLLWILTVVLSIVFSGLLVSTVALWTPLWSNLERTDEELGFSGKDEQKVPLPGELWGNISQYKLSRPMNILIMGVDPIQGTVDGSPESFAGTSDTMLLVRLNPSNKTMRVLSIPRDTMIAIPEKGLTKVSDANAQGGPVLAARVVSRTLNNAPIHRYIRISTSGLRQLVDQLGGVDVFVPQEMQSQDTSRQLSINLVSGWQTLDGEQAEKFARFREPGLGDLPRVQRQQSLMKALLQRLNSPTVLPRLPQLTRLMRKYFDTNLKIEEMMALVNYSVNLERDNFQMTILPGTFSRFSQDPNSYWLNLNGQQSLLNNYVGVDVPGLKADLRPVHHLKIAIQNASNQPQLTEKVIHYLKQKGFKNVYAVSAWPDTQRDTQILVQKGDRATGLELHKFIGLGKIDVSATGDLESDLTIRIGQDWK